The following coding sequences are from one Bos indicus x Bos taurus breed Angus x Brahman F1 hybrid chromosome 5, Bos_hybrid_MaternalHap_v2.0, whole genome shotgun sequence window:
- the MYF5 gene encoding myogenic factor 5, with product MDMMDGCQFSPSEYFYEGSCIPSPEGEFGDEFEPRVAAFGAHKADLQGSDEDEHVRAPTGHHQAGHCLMWACKACKRKSTTMDRRKAATMRERRRLKKVNQAFDTLKRCTTTNPNQRLPKVEILRNAIRYIESLQELLREQVENYYSLPGQSCSEPTSPTSSCSDGMPECNSPIWSRKSSSFDSVYCPDVPNVYATDKSSLSSLDCLSSIVDRITNSEQPGLPLQDPASLSPVASTDSQPATPGASSSRLIYHVL from the exons ATGGACATGATGGACGGCTGCCAGTTCTCGCCCTCTGAGTACTTCTACGAGGGCTCCTGCATCCCATCCCCCGAGGGCGAGTTCGGGGACGAGTTTGAGCCGCGAGTGGCTGCTTTCGGGGCTCACAAGGCAGACCTGCAAGGCTCAGACGAGGACGAGCACGTGCGAGCACCCACGGGCCACCACCAGGCCGGCCACTGCCTCATGTGGGCCTGCAAAGCATGCAAAAGGAAGTCCACCACCATGGATCGGCGGAAGGCGGCCACCATGCGCGAGCGGAGACGCCTGAAGAAGGTCAACCAGGCTTTCGACACGCTCAAGCGGTGCACCACGACCAACCCTAACCAGAGGCTGCCCAAGGTGGAGATCCTCAGGAATGCCATCCGCTACATTGAGAGTCTGCAGGAGCTGCTAAGGGAACAGGTGGAAAACTACTATAGCCTGCCGGGGCAGAGCTGCTCTGAGCCCACCAGCCCCACCTCAAGTTGCTCTGATGGCATG CCTGAATGTAACAGCCCTATCTGGTCCAGAAAGAGCAGCAGTTTTGACAGCGTCTACTGTCCTGATGTACCAAATG TATATGCCACGGATAAAAGCTCCTTATCCAGCTTGGATTGCTTATCCAGCATAGTGGATCGGATCACCAACTCAGAGCAACCTGGATTGCCTCTCCAGGatccagcctctctctccccagttGCCAGCACCGATTCTCAACCTGCAACTCCAGGGGCCTCTAGTTCCAGGCTCATCTATCATGTGCTATGA
- the MYF6 gene encoding myogenic factor 6 — protein sequence MMMDLFETGSYFFYLDGENVTLQPLEVAEGSPLYPGSDGTLSPCQDQMPPEAGSDSSGEEHVLAPPGLQPPHCPGQCLIWACKTCKRKSAPTDRRKAATLRERRRLKKINEAFEALKRRTVANPNQRLPKVEILRSAINYIERLQDLLHRLDQQDKMQELGVDPFSYRPKQENLEGADFLRTCSSQWPSVSDHSRGLVITAKEGGTSIDSSASSSLRCLSSIVDSISSEEHKLPCVEEVVEK from the exons ATGATGATGGACCTTTTTGAAACTGGCTCCTATTTTTTCTACTTGGACGGGGAAAATGTTACCCTGCAGCCCTTAGAAGTGGCAGAGGGCTCTCCTCTGTATCCAGGGAGTGATGGTACCCTGTCGCCCTGCCAGGACCAAATGCCCCCAGAAGCCGGGAGCGACAGCAGCGGAGAGGAACATGTCCTGGCGCCCCCAGGCCTGCAGCCTCCCCACTGTCCCGGCCAATGTCTGATCTGGGCTTGCAAGACCTGCAAGAGAAAATCTGCCCCCACCGACCGGCGAAAGGCCGCCACCCTGCGCGAGAGGCGGCGGCTCAAGAAAATCAACGAGGCCTTCGAGGCACTGAAGCGACGGACTGTGGCCAACCCCAACCAGAGGCTGCCCAAGGTGGAGATTCTGCGGAGCGCCATTAACTACATCGAGCGGTTGCAGGACCTGCTGCACCGGCTGGATCAGCAGGACAAAATGCAGGAGTTAGGGGTGGACCCCTTCAGCTACAGACCCAAGCAAGAAAAT CTTGAGGGTGCGGATTTCCTGCGCACCTGCAGCTCCCAGTGGCCAAGTGTTTCGGATCATTCCAGGGGGCTCGTGATAACTGCCAAGGAAG GAGGGACAAGCATTGATTCATCGGCCTCGAGTAGCCTTCGATGCCTCTCTTCCATCGTGGACAGCATTTCCTCGGAGGAACACAAACTCCCCTGcgtggaggaggtggtggagaaGTAA